A single genomic interval of Littorina saxatilis isolate snail1 linkage group LG17, US_GU_Lsax_2.0, whole genome shotgun sequence harbors:
- the LOC138952886 gene encoding calmodulin isoform X2, protein MADQLTEEQIGEFKEAFSLFDKDGDGTITTKELGTVMRSLGQNPTEAELQDMINEVDADGNGTIDFPEFLTMMARKMKDTDSEEEIREAFRVFDKDGNGFISAAELRHVMTNLGEKLTDEEVDEMIREADIDGDGQVNYEEFVTMMMSK, encoded by the exons AGTTCAAGGAGGCGTTCTCGCTGTTCGATAAGGACGGGGACGGCACCATCACCACCAAGGAGCTGGGCACAGTCATGAGGTCGCTGGGACAGAACCCCACGGAGGCCGAGCTCCAGGACATGATCAACGAGGTGGACGCTGACG GCAACGGGACGATCGACTTCCCCGAGTTCCTTACGATGATGGCGCGCAAGATGAAGGACACGGACAGCGAGGAGGAGATCCGCGAGGCCTTCAGGGTCTTCGACAAGGACGGCAATGGCTTCATCAGCGCCGCCGAGCTGCGTCACGTGATGACCAACCTGGGCGAGAAGCTGACGGACGAGGAGGTGGACGAGATGATCCGAGAGGCCGACATTGATGGCGACGGTCAGGTCAATTATGAGG agTTTGTGACTATGATGATGAGCAAATAA
- the LOC138951772 gene encoding calmodulin-like yields the protein MASSIPAAELEEYRAVFKVFDKDGSGSISAEELEAVLKAQGVQLSADQAKDLIKKYDKNGDGDVDFDEFTQLITESEVARAARFAMVFKTLDTDGDGNVSAAELRAALQNRGQDITSDQIQAMLNTADTDGNGQLSFEEFLKFVTTE from the exons ATG GCTTCGAGCATTCCTGCAGCAGAACTTGAAG AGTACCGGGCGGTGTTCAAGGTGTTTGACAAGGACGGGAGCGGGTCCATCAGCGCGGAGGAGCTGGAGGCAGTACTCAAGGCGCAAGGCGTCCAGCTGTCTGCTGACCAGGCCAAGGACCTCATCAAGAAATACGACAAGAATG GTGATGGCGACGTCGACTTCGACGAGTTCACGCAGCTGATCACCGAGAGCGAGGTGGCCCGGGCGGCCCGGTTCGCCATGGTGTTCAAAACCCTGGACACGGACGGCGACGGCAACGTGTCGGCCGCTGAGCTCCGAGCCGCCCTGCAGAACCGAGGGCAGGACATCACAAGCGACCAGATCCAGGCCATGCTCAACACTGCCGACACTGACGGCAACGGCCAGCTGTCCTTTGAAG